The Brenneria rubrifaciens genome has a window encoding:
- the yajC gene encoding preprotein translocase subunit YajC, with product MSLFISDAVAATGAPAQGSPYSLVIMLAVFGLIFYFMILRPQQKRAKEHKKLMDSISKGDEVLTTGGLVGRVTKVSETGYIAIALNDTNEVVIKRDFVAAVLPKGTIKAL from the coding sequence ATGAGTCTTTTTATCTCCGATGCTGTAGCAGCGACTGGCGCTCCGGCTCAGGGAAGCCCGTACTCTCTGGTGATTATGCTGGCCGTTTTTGGTCTGATTTTCTATTTTATGATCCTGCGTCCACAGCAAAAACGCGCCAAGGAACATAAAAAGTTAATGGATTCCATCAGCAAGGGAGATGAAGTCTTAACCACCGGCGGTCTGGTTGGCCGTGTGACCAAAGTCTCTGAAACCGGCTACATTGCCATTGCGTTGAACGACACCAATGAAGTGGTTATCAAACGTGATTTCGTGGCCGCCGTACTGCCGAAGGGCACGATTAAAGCCCTGTAA